One window of Candidatus Binataceae bacterium genomic DNA carries:
- a CDS encoding ArsC/Spx/MgsR family protein yields the protein MLESPPADLVRKDKRFEELKLKATDYTSKEQVTALLIKHPELMQRPIVVRGNRAVIARPPDKLDALF from the coding sequence ATGCTGGAAAGTCCTCCCGCCGACCTGGTCCGCAAAGACAAGCGTTTCGAGGAACTAAAGCTGAAGGCGACAGACTACACCAGCAAAGAGCAGGTCACCGCGCTGCTGATCAAGCATCCCGAGCTCATGCAGCGGCCGATCGTCGTCCGAGGTAACCGCGCGGTGATCGCGAGACCACCCGATAAACTCGACGCGCTCTTCTGA
- the rpmB gene encoding 50S ribosomal protein L28 has product MRSCALCGKAPSVGNNVSHANNKSKRRWEPNLQEVRAHIGGGVKRIRVCTRCIRAGRVQKVA; this is encoded by the coding sequence ATGAGAAGCTGTGCACTTTGCGGCAAGGCACCGTCGGTTGGCAACAACGTGAGCCACGCCAACAACAAATCGAAGCGGCGTTGGGAGCCGAATCTGCAAGAAGTCCGCGCCCATATCGGTGGTGGCGTCAAGCGAATCCGCGTCTGCACTCGATGCATCCGCGCGGGCAGAGTCCAGAAAGTCGCCTGA